From Melitaea cinxia chromosome 23, ilMelCinx1.1, whole genome shotgun sequence, the proteins below share one genomic window:
- the LOC123665211 gene encoding sideroflexin-1-3: MTNINLDKPRYDQSTYLGRAKHFLLLTNPLNAFASNSELEEAKRIVTEFRKSRKLPPGYDEDKLWATKYLYDSAFHPDTGEKMFVLGRMAAQAPMNTIITGCMITFYKTNAATAFWQWVNQTFNAVVNYTNRSGDAPLPTSQLIASYCAACGGALTTALYLNSKVKNMSPIYARLVPFAAVCGANFINIPMMRSGELLNGTPVFTADGTRVGESKRAAKYGIGLVCISRVLMALPGMTVTPLITSYATKRGLFCKRPAMVVPFQLFLVGLCVTFATPLCCAIFEQRASLSVDSLDPDLKERVKKNYPKVKEVYFNKGL, from the exons atgacaaatattaatttagacaAGCCTCGTTATGACCAGAGCACATACCTCGGTCGTGCGAAGCACTTCCTACTTCTGACGAACCCATTGAACGCTTTCGCCAGCAACTCAGAACTGGAGGAAGCTAAGCGCATCGTCACTGAGTTCAG AAAATCACGCAAGCTCCCACCAGGCTACGATGAAGATAAGCTATGGGCGACGAAGTACCTTTATGACAGCGCGTTCCATCCGGATACAGGGGAGAAAATGTTTGTATTGGGTCGAATGGCAGCTCAAGCGCCGATGAATACCATCATCACTGGCT GTATGATAACATTTTACAAGACGAACGCAGCAACGGCTTTCTGGCAGTGGGTTAATCAGACATTCAACGCTGTAGTCAACTACACAAATAGATCTGGAGACGCACCGTTACCTACCTC ACAGTTGATAGCGTCGTACTGCGCCGCTTGCGGAGGCGCTCTCACAACCGCTCTCTACCTCAACAGCAAAGTTAAG AACATGAGCCCAATCTACGCTCGCTTGGTGCCCTTCGCAGCTGTTTGCGGTGCCAACTTCATTAATATACCGATGATGAGAAGcgg GGAATTATTAAACGGAACCCCAGTGTTCACAGCCGATGGAACTCGAGTGGGGGAGTCTAAACGTGCAGCTAAGTACGGCATTGGCTTGGTTTGCATATCTCGTGTGCTAATGGCGTTGCCCGGAATGA CGGTGACGCCACTAATCACGAGCTACGCAACAAAGCGCGGTCTGTTCTGCAAGCGGCCCGCCATGGTGGTGCCCTTCCAGCTGTTCCTGGTGGGGCTGTGCGTGACCTTCGCCACGCCGCTCTGCTGCGCCATCTTCGAGCAGCGCGCCTCGCTCTCCGTCGACAGCCTCGACCCCGACCTCAAG GAGCGTGTAAAGAAGAACTACCCCAAAGTAAAAGAAGTTTACTTCAACAAGGGTCTATAA
- the LOC123665077 gene encoding isocitrate dehydrogenase [NAD] subunit beta, mitochondrial: MSLITRNIFRTLVQGSQHVSKGLHTSAVNADKNQTSKEGRVKCTLIPGDGVGPELVYSVQEVFQAASIPVDFEPFFFSEVNPTLSAPLEDVVGSIARNKICIKGILATPDFSHTGELQTLNMKLRNALDLYANVVHVKSLPNVKSRHRDVDCIIIREQTEGEYSALEHESVPGVVECLKIITAAKSERIAKFAFDYAVKLRRRKVTAVHKANIMKLGDGLFLRSCEEMAKLYPRIQFEKMIVDNCTMQMVSNPNQFDVMVTPNLYGNIVDNLASGLVGGAGVVAGASYSADCAVFEQGARHVFSGAVGKNIANPTAMLLCSANLLAHVNLHSYSDMIKNAIDKVLVDGKVRTKDLGGQSTTKDFTNAVIHCLA, from the exons atgTCTCTAATAACCCGAAACATATTCCGCACCTTGGTCCAG GGATCGCAGCATGTTAGCAAAGGTTTGCATACGAGTGCGGTAAACGCTGACAAAAAC cAAACGAGCAAGGAGGGTCGTGTCAAATGTACTCTCATCCCGGGCGATGGCGTCGGTCCAGAACTCGTTTACTCCGTTCAAGAAGTGTTCCAG gccgCAAGTATCCCAGTGGATTTTGAACCATTTTTCTTCTCTGAGGTTAACCCAACATTGAGCGCGCCACTAGAAGATGTCGTCGGTTCGATTgcaagaaataaaatttgtataaag GGTATCCTAGCGACGCCAGATTTTTCTCACACCGGCGAGCTTCAAACCCTGAACATGAAACTCCGTAACGCTTTAGACTTGTACGCAAATGTGGTGCATGTGAAATCTCTACCGAATGTTAAGAGTCGTCACCGTGATGTGGACTGCATTATCATCAGAGAGCAGACAGAAGGCGAATACTCTGCGCTCGAGCATGAGTCTGTGCCCG GAGTGGTGGAATGCCTGAAAATCATCACAGCCGCTAAGTCGGAACGTATTGCTAAATTCGCGTTCGACTATGCTGTGAAGCTCCGCCGACGCAAAGTCACGGCTGTACACAAGGCCAACATCATGAAACTTGGAGACGGGCTGTTCTTGAGGAGCTGTGAGGAG ATGGCGAAGCTGTACCCCCGCATCCAGTTTGAGAAGATGATTGTGGACAATTGTACCATGCAGATGGTCTCTAACCCCAACCAGTTCGATGTGATGGTGACACCCAACCTGTATGGCAACATTGTTGACAATCTCGCTAGTGGGCTAGTGGGCGGTGCTGGTGTGGTAGCCGGTGCCTCTTACAGTGCTGACTGTGCTGTCTTCGAGCAG GGCGCGCGGCACGTGTTCTCGGGCGCCGTGGGCAAGAACATCGCCAACCCCACGGCCATGCTGCTGTGCTCCGCCAACCTGCTGGCGCACGTCAACCTGCACTCCTACTCCGACATGATCAAGAACGCCATCGACAA AGTTCTGGTTGATGGTAAAGTCAGAACAAAGGACCTCGGCGGTCAGTCCACCACTAAAGACTTCACAAACGCCGTTATTCACTGCCTGGCTTAA